In the genome of Quercus robur chromosome 3, dhQueRobu3.1, whole genome shotgun sequence, one region contains:
- the LOC126719036 gene encoding pre-mRNA-splicing factor ATP-dependent RNA helicase DEAH10-like translates to MPSMAQGGLRNFTENPNQLNRKFPNHEAKVDPFSRKQKIAQHRKSLPIASVEKRLVDEVRKNDTLIIVGETGSGKTTQLPQFLFNAGFYQDGRTIGITQPRHVAAVTVAKRVAEECDVQLGQRVGYSIRFDDTTSGSTGSNT, encoded by the exons ATGCCTTCAATGGCGCAAGGAGGTCTCAGAAACTTTACGGAAAACCCTAACCAACTCAACCGCAAGTTCCCCAACCACGAAGCTAAAGTTGACCCCTTttccag GAAGCAAAAGATTGCACAACATAGAAAGTCTCTTCCAATCGCTTCGG ttgAGAAAAGACTAGTTGATGAGGTGAGAAAGAATGATACTTTGATTATTGTTGGTGAAACCGGAAGTGGAAAAACTACCC agTTGCCACAGTTTCTATTTAATGCGGGATTTTATCAGGATGGGAGGACTATTGGGATTACTCAACCTAGACATGTTGCTGCTGTGACCGTCGCCAAACGGGTTGCTGAGGAATGTGATGTGCAGTTGGGGCAAAGAGTTGGCTACTCCATTAGATTTGATGATACGACTTCTGGCTCGACAGGATCAAATACATGA